A genomic segment from Glycine soja cultivar W05 chromosome 18, ASM419377v2, whole genome shotgun sequence encodes:
- the LOC114395601 gene encoding transcription factor MYB16-like, whose protein sequence is MGRSPCCDKVGLKKGPWTPEEDQKLLAYIEEHGHGSWRALPAKAGLQRCGKSCRLRWTNYLRPDIKRGKFSMQEEQTIIQLHALLGNRWSAIATHLPKRTDNEIKNYWNTHLKKRLDKMGIDPVTHKPKNDALVSTEGPSKSAANLSHMAQWESARLEAEARLVRESKLRSSSHSSSSLHHTLIGTSAVSSSSSSAPMIPPSSLSLDHAWNNGSSISTTVNATRVSDLESPTSTLSENNAPPINITSVIEFVGSSERGTVKEEGEQEWNKLGYHESFTHLGEYKDGKENSMPFTSSLHELTMTMATTWGSSTSGAHAHAHVAEEGCFTNLLLNANSGARSLSPQDGGESNNCHDNARNSGSGSSNADLYEENKNYWNNILNLMNYSSPSDSPMF, encoded by the exons ATGGGAAGATCACCATGCTGTGACAAGGTGGGTTTGAAGAAGGGACCATGGACGCCAGAGGAAGATCAGAAGCTCTTGGCTTATATTGAAGAACATGGCCATGGAAGCTGGCGTGCTTTGCCAGCAAAAGCTG GACTTCAGAGGTGTGGCAAAAGCTGCAGATTGAGATGGACTAATTATCTAAGGCCTGATATTAAGAGGGGGAAATTCAGTATGCAAGAAGAACAAACCATCATTCAACTTCATGCTCTCTTAGGGAACAG GTGGTCTGCAATAGCCACACATTTACCAAAGAGGACAGATAACGAGATCAAGAACTACTGGAACACTCATCTTAAGAAAAGGTTAGACAAAATGGGCATTGACCCTGTGACCCACAAGCCCAAGAACGATGCCCTTGTCTCCACCGAAGGCCCTTCCAAGAGTGCTGCCAACCTTAGCCACATGGCTCAGTGGGAGAGTGCCAGGCTCGAAGCAGAAGCAAGACTGGTCAGAGAATCAAAACTACGTAGTTCTTCacactcatcatcatcattgcaCCACACCCTAATTGGTACCTCTGCagtatcatcatcatcttcttcagcTCCAATGATACCCCCATCATCACTTTCTCTTGATCATGCATGGAACAATGGTAGTAGCATTAGTACTACTGTTAATGCAACTAGGGTTAGTGATCTTGAGTCCCCAACATCTACCTTGTCTGAGAATAATGCACCACCAATTAATATTACTAGTGTTATTGAGTTTGTGGGTTCTTCAGAGAGAGGGACGGTGAAGGAAGAGGGAGAGCAAGAGTGGAACAAATTAGGTTATCATGAAAGCTTCACCCATTTGGGAGAATACAAAGATGGCAAGGAGAATTCAATGCCTTTCACGTCTAGTCTGCATGAGTTGACAATGACCATGGCAACCACGTGGGGTTCTAGCACTAGTggtgcacatgcacatgcacatgttGCTGAGGAGGGTTGTTTCACCAATCTTTTGCTGAATGCTAACTCCGGTGCCCGGAGTTTGTCGCCACAGGACGGTGGAGAGTCTAATAATTGTCACGATAATGCTCGTAACAGTGGCAGTGGTAGTAGCAATGCTGACTTATATGAAGAAAACAAGAATTATTGGAACAACATTCTTAATTTGATGAATTATTCTTCCCCTTCGGATTCACCCATGTTTTGA
- the LOC114396266 gene encoding cystathionine gamma-synthase 1, chloroplastic-like: MAVSSSHMRFTFECRSDPDFSPPPPSFDNLRRRNFRSSAGSGAAFHGISSLILRFPPNFQRQLSTKARRNCSNIGVAQIVAASWSNNSDNSPAAGAPAPPAATAADAATVPLPVDLAAAEDVVVSAAAAENGTVQLNSSSYSFLKSDASKTIHAAERLGRGIETDGITTPVLNTSAYFFKKTADLIDFKENRQVSYEYGRYGNPTTVVLEEKISILEGAESTVIMASGMCASVVLFMALVPAGGHLVTTTDCYRKTRIFIETFLPKMGITTTVIDPADVGALESALEQHNVSLFFTESPTNPFLRCVDIKLVSELCHKKGTLLCIDGTFATPLNQKALALGADLILHSLTKYMGGHHDALGGCISGSTKVVSQIRTLHHVLGGTLNPNAAYLFIRGMKTLHLRVQQQNSTGMRMAELLEAHPKVKRVYYPGLPSHPEHELAKRQMTGFGGVVSFEIDGDLHTTIKFIDSLKIPYIAASFGGCESIVDQPAILSYWDLPQSERAKYKIYDNLVRFSFGVEDFEDLKADVLQALEAI; this comes from the exons ATGGCCGTTTCGAGCTCGCACATGCGTTTCACCTTCGAGTGCCGCTCCGATCCCGATTTCTCGCCACCGCCGCCGTCCTTCGACAACCTCCGCCGCCGTAACTTCCGCTCCTCCGCCGGATCCGGCGCGGCGTTTCACGGCATCTCCTCCCTCATCCTCCGATTCCCTCCCAACTTCCAGCGCCAGCTCAGCACCAAGGCGCGCCGCAATTGTAGCAACATCGGCGTCGCGCAAATTGTCGCCGCTTCGTGGTCGAACAACAGCGACAACTCTCCGGCCGCCGGGGCTCCGGCGCCGCCCGCGGCCACAGCAGCGGACGCCGCCACGGTGCCTCTCCCCGTCGACCTCGCCGCCGCCGAGGACGTCGTCGTCTCTGCCGCGGCCGCCGAGAACGGGACTGTACAGTTAAACAGTAGTTCTTATTCATTTTTGAAATCCGATGCAAGCAAAACGATTCATGCCG CTGAAAGACTGGGTAGGGGTATTGAGACTGATGGAATTACCACCCCTGTGCTGAACACTTCTGCctacttttttaagaaaaccgcTGATCTCATTGATTTCAAG GAGAATCGTCAAGTGAGTTATGAATACGGGCGCTATGGAAACCCAACGACTGTGGTTCTGGAGGAGAAGATAAG TATATTGGAGGGGGCTGAATCAACTGTGATAATGGCATCTGGAATGTGTGCTAGCGTAGTCCTATTTATGGCACTGGTTCCAGCTGGTGGACATCTTGTGACCACTACGGATTGTTACAGGAAGACTAGAATATTCATTGAGACTTTTCTTCCAAAGATGGGGATCACG ACCACTGTAATTGATCCAGCAGATGTTGGAGCCTTGGAATCTGCATTGGAGCAGCACAAT GTGTCTCTATTCTTCACTGAGTCGCCTACCAATCCATTCCTGAGATGTGTTGACATTAAGCTGGTTTCAGAGCTTTGCCACAAGAAGGGGACTTTGCTCTGTATTGATGGTACATTTGCAACACCATTGAACCAGAAGGCCCTTGCCCTTGGCGCTGATCTGATTCTGCACTCCTTAACAAAATACATGGGTGGACATCATGAT GCCCTTGGTGGTTGCATAAGTGGTTCAACTAAGGTGGTTTCGCAAATTCGGACTTTGCACCATGTTTTGGGTGGTACACTTAACCCG AATGCTGCATACCTATTCATCAGAGGCATGAAAACGCTGCATCTCCGTGTACAGCAGCAGAATTCAACAGGAATGAGGATGGCCGAACTTTTAGAGGCACATCCCAAG GTGAAGCGGGTCTACTATCCAGGCTTGCCGAGTCATCCTGAACATGAGCTTGCCAAGAGGCAGATGACTGGTTTCGGTGGTGTTGTCAGTTTTGAG ATTGATGGAGATCTACATACCACAATAAAGTTTATTGATTCACTGAAAATCCCTTATATTGCGGCCTCGTTTGGTGGCTGTGAGAGCATTGTGGATCAACCTGCTATTTTGTCTTACTG GGATCTTCCTCAGTCAGAAAGGGCCAAGTATAAGATTTATGACAACCTGGTTCGCTTCAGCTTTGGAGTTGAAGATTTTGAGGATTTGAAGGCTGATGTCCTGCAAGCTCTGGAAGCTATATAG
- the LOC114394411 gene encoding NADP-dependent malic enzyme-like, translating into MSGTIRVHDDLLLAASEALVAQVSQENFDKGLIYPPFTNIRKISAHIAANVAAKAYELGLATRLPQPKDLVKFAESCMYTPAYRSYR; encoded by the exons ATGTCTGGGACCATTCGAGTGCATGATGACCTGCTTCTAGCTGCCT CTGAGGCTTTGGTTGCACAAGTGAGCCAAGAGAACTTTGATAAGGGACTCATATACCCACcattcaccaacataagaaagATTTCAGCACACATAGCTGCCAATGTTGCTGCTAAGGCTTATGAGCTTG GCTTGGCCACTCGCCTTCCTCAACCTAAAGATTTGGTGAAGTTTGCAGAGAGCTGTATGTATACCCCAGCCTACCGAAGCTACCGGTGA